A single Burkholderia savannae DNA region contains:
- a CDS encoding DotU family type IV/VI secretion system protein: MKLSDSMMPLVAYARQFAQHPRGDAAEVALRFEYLIESARDHAACAGVSEIDVDHALFAVCAWIDEALLNSGWDNADRWTLRLLQKHYFDTSHAGVEFFERLETLDGERADVLEVFLLCLQLGFRGRYGYDGGSRPLDVIRQRAIEALSAEAASRAEGEPLFPAAYTGIESHATVAKARAHRRIRLAGLNFGVPLAILLSLYVIFHVVIARMVDSVLPTLQ; this comes from the coding sequence ATGAAACTGTCCGATTCCATGATGCCGCTCGTCGCATATGCGCGACAGTTCGCGCAACACCCACGCGGCGATGCCGCTGAAGTTGCGCTGCGGTTTGAATATCTGATCGAAAGCGCGCGTGATCACGCTGCGTGTGCCGGCGTATCCGAAATCGACGTCGACCATGCGCTGTTCGCCGTGTGCGCGTGGATCGACGAAGCATTACTGAACAGCGGCTGGGACAACGCCGATCGCTGGACGCTACGGCTTTTGCAGAAACACTACTTCGACACGTCGCACGCGGGCGTCGAATTCTTTGAGCGCCTCGAAACACTCGACGGCGAGCGCGCGGACGTGCTGGAGGTCTTTCTCCTCTGTCTACAACTCGGTTTTCGCGGCCGATACGGCTACGACGGCGGCAGCAGGCCGCTCGATGTGATCCGTCAACGCGCGATCGAAGCTCTGTCTGCGGAAGCGGCCTCGCGCGCCGAGGGCGAACCACTGTTTCCAGCCGCCTATACGGGCATCGAGTCGCACGCCACGGTGGCAAAAGCGCGCGCGCACCGCCGTATCCGGCTCGCGGGCCTGAACTTCGGAGTGCCGCTCGCGATCCTTTTGTCCCTTTATGTGATTTTTCACGTCGTCATCGCGCGGATGGTCGACTCGGTACTCCCCACATTGCAATGA
- a CDS encoding DUF4150 domain-containing protein yields MFVVTTASGLCMSPADVCKTPTPTGPVPIPYPNTGAPMMASSITTKVLVCGMPALTKKSTIPMTNGDQPGTVGGVMSGKIMGKVEFAAGSAKVKFEGSPVVRLSTPTKHNDGNATGAVLQPSQQKVMAMS; encoded by the coding sequence ATGTTTGTCGTCACCACCGCGTCCGGCCTGTGCATGAGCCCCGCCGACGTCTGCAAAACGCCGACGCCGACCGGCCCGGTTCCCATCCCGTATCCGAACACCGGCGCGCCGATGATGGCCTCTTCGATCACGACAAAAGTACTCGTCTGCGGCATGCCCGCGCTCACGAAGAAATCGACGATTCCGATGACGAACGGCGATCAGCCCGGCACCGTCGGCGGCGTGATGTCCGGAAAGATCATGGGCAAAGTCGAATTCGCGGCGGGCAGCGCGAAGGTCAAGTTCGAAGGCAGCCCCGTCGTGCGGCTCTCGACGCCAACGAAGCACAACGACGGCAATGCGACCGGCGCCGTGCTGCAACCGAGCCAGCAAAAAGTGATGGCGATGAGCTGA
- a CDS encoding DUF3540 domain-containing protein: protein MDRTRTITPGSYAPMMNVPSSSAPSISPLPSVDMPRILGVTLRASHVTGRVGDWLLLDDPVGRARRADGCVLAPDVGDSVLIWACAAGDASGRPPAYVLTVLARAGAPQAALALPGGVVFETGIDGLRIDAPRIALSARDRIDARAARVDLSAHRACVRAAHLDACAQSIDGRAHDVRLVARRFTSTIGRALHTLGDCFRRVRGVDDTRASRARWQIDERAHLHARDVTLLADRHVGIDGERIDLG, encoded by the coding sequence ATGGACCGCACCCGAACGATAACGCCTGGCTCTTACGCTCCGATGATGAACGTTCCTTCCTCTTCCGCTCCGTCGATCTCGCCACTTCCGTCCGTAGACATGCCACGCATACTCGGCGTGACGCTGCGCGCGTCGCACGTAACCGGCCGCGTCGGCGACTGGCTGCTGCTCGACGACCCGGTCGGTCGCGCGCGACGCGCCGACGGCTGCGTGCTCGCCCCCGACGTTGGCGACAGCGTGCTGATCTGGGCGTGCGCAGCCGGCGACGCATCCGGCAGGCCGCCCGCTTATGTACTCACTGTGCTCGCGCGCGCCGGCGCGCCTCAGGCCGCGCTCGCGCTGCCCGGCGGCGTCGTGTTTGAAACCGGCATCGACGGGCTGCGCATCGACGCGCCGCGCATCGCGCTCTCGGCGCGAGACCGGATCGACGCCCGCGCGGCGCGTGTCGACCTGAGCGCGCATCGCGCATGCGTGCGCGCCGCGCATCTCGACGCGTGCGCGCAGTCGATAGACGGCCGCGCGCACGACGTGCGGCTCGTTGCGCGCCGCTTCACGTCGACGATCGGCCGCGCACTGCACACGCTCGGCGATTGCTTTCGCCGCGTGCGGGGCGTCGACGACACGCGCGCGAGCCGAGCGCGCTGGCAGATCGACGAGCGCGCGCATCTGCACGCGCGAGATGTCACGCTGCTCGCCGACCGTCACGTCGGCATCGACGGCGAACGCATCGACCTCGGCTGA
- the tssK gene encoding type VI secretion system baseplate subunit TssK codes for MDNVYWHQGMLLQPQHFQLAELQQQFRAKPWLASGPPHFWGVGALSLAETAIDNRVVEIRSAHLLFSDRSYVEYPGNAVIAARAFDPAWLDDGRALVAHVALKRLARDANNVTVAAAADALPSVATRYVTLPSADDVSDLHSDHPPAPVRTLKHVLKIVFEHELDTFSGHETVPFARIVRDGERLRLDNEFVPPCYALSGSRGLLDRIRCIRDELAGRARQLQQYKSPREMQRDEFDASYTAFLLALRSLNRFGPLLFHLTECDQLHPWEIYGALRQLVGELSVFSERFNMLGEALDARGLDARGGLPPYDHRDLGGCFSHAHALIGHLLDEIAVGPDCAATFEPDGPQQPAQWSAQLPPDVFGDRHLFYLVIRSEHDPDTVAQRFLHGSRIAATDEMPQLTALALPGVELTRLPGAPQRLPRRSGTQYFRIEQTGRQWDAIRRDGHVSLRWHDAPDDLQVELVAVRHKS; via the coding sequence ATGGATAACGTCTATTGGCATCAGGGCATGCTCCTGCAGCCGCAACACTTCCAACTGGCCGAACTACAGCAGCAGTTCCGCGCCAAGCCGTGGCTCGCGTCTGGCCCCCCGCACTTCTGGGGCGTCGGCGCGCTTTCACTCGCGGAAACCGCGATCGATAATCGCGTGGTCGAGATCCGCTCCGCACACCTGCTGTTTTCCGACCGCAGTTACGTCGAGTACCCGGGCAATGCGGTCATCGCCGCGCGTGCGTTCGATCCCGCGTGGCTCGACGACGGCCGGGCGCTCGTCGCTCATGTCGCGCTGAAGCGGCTGGCGCGGGACGCGAACAACGTGACCGTCGCGGCCGCCGCCGATGCGCTGCCGAGCGTTGCAACGCGCTACGTAACGCTGCCGTCCGCCGACGACGTCAGCGATCTCCACTCGGACCACCCGCCCGCGCCGGTGCGCACGCTCAAGCACGTGCTGAAGATCGTCTTCGAGCACGAGCTTGACACATTCTCCGGGCACGAGACGGTCCCGTTCGCGCGCATCGTGCGCGACGGTGAGCGCCTGCGGCTAGACAACGAATTCGTGCCGCCTTGCTACGCGCTGTCCGGCTCGCGCGGGCTGCTCGACCGAATCCGCTGCATTCGCGACGAGCTCGCAGGCCGCGCGCGGCAACTGCAGCAGTACAAGAGCCCACGCGAGATGCAGCGCGACGAGTTCGACGCGAGCTATACGGCGTTCCTGCTCGCGCTGCGCTCGCTGAATCGCTTCGGCCCGCTGCTGTTCCATCTCACCGAATGCGATCAGTTGCATCCGTGGGAAATCTACGGCGCGCTGCGGCAACTCGTCGGCGAACTGAGCGTGTTCTCCGAGCGCTTCAACATGCTCGGCGAAGCGCTTGACGCGCGTGGGCTTGACGCGCGTGGCGGCCTACCGCCGTACGACCATCGCGATCTCGGCGGCTGCTTCTCACACGCGCATGCGCTGATCGGCCATCTGCTCGACGAAATCGCGGTCGGCCCCGACTGCGCTGCGACGTTCGAGCCCGACGGCCCGCAGCAGCCCGCGCAGTGGTCCGCACAACTGCCGCCTGACGTCTTTGGCGACCGCCATCTGTTCTATCTGGTGATCCGCAGCGAGCATGATCCGGACACAGTCGCGCAACGCTTTCTGCACGGCAGCCGTATTGCTGCGACCGACGAGATGCCCCAGCTTACCGCACTCGCGCTGCCGGGTGTCGAGCTGACCCGCCTGCCGGGCGCACCGCAGCGGTTGCCGCGCCGCAGTGGCACGCAGTACTTTCGGATCGAGCAGACCGGCCGCCAGTGGGACGCAATTAGGCGCGATGGGCACGTGTCGTTGCGCTGGCACGACGCGCCGGACGACCTGCAAGTGGAACTCGTCGCAGTAAGGCACAAATCATGA
- the tssJ gene encoding type VI secretion system lipoprotein TssJ, whose protein sequence is MNDQRISARTTARRLAARACAVAALSALSALTGCAAGVTEEQARADVRWDYVPDALRIDIDASPRLNEYLNAPHTLLLTIFQTADAQAFRNLADDPDRLRATLAAGETATGFIQTTRYVVSPGARVALSIDRVQQARYFGIVAGYYDTDGPRSVRLYDVPLRVDKRGWLSPTYHASPRTLELKLRLGAQSITDAREARLSLPPSGARAWTQLDFGAKSLTLPPDDVAEDKHSRDATGAQRKQ, encoded by the coding sequence ATGAACGATCAACGGATTTCCGCACGGACGACGGCGCGCCGCCTCGCGGCGCGCGCGTGCGCCGTCGCCGCACTCTCCGCACTCTCCGCGTTGACGGGCTGCGCGGCGGGCGTTACCGAAGAGCAGGCGCGCGCCGACGTGCGATGGGACTACGTGCCCGACGCGCTGCGCATCGATATCGATGCGTCGCCACGGCTGAACGAATACCTGAACGCGCCGCACACGCTGCTGCTCACGATTTTCCAGACCGCGGACGCGCAGGCGTTCCGCAACCTCGCCGACGATCCGGACCGCCTGCGCGCAACGCTCGCGGCAGGCGAGACGGCTACAGGCTTCATTCAGACCACACGCTACGTCGTCTCGCCGGGCGCGCGCGTCGCATTATCGATCGATCGTGTGCAGCAGGCTCGCTACTTCGGCATCGTCGCCGGCTACTACGACACCGACGGCCCGCGCTCCGTGCGGCTCTACGACGTACCGTTGCGGGTCGACAAGCGCGGCTGGCTCTCACCCACCTATCACGCCTCGCCACGAACGCTCGAATTGAAGCTACGACTCGGCGCGCAGAGCATCACCGACGCGCGCGAAGCGCGCCTGAGCCTGCCACCATCCGGCGCGCGCGCGTGGACGCAGCTCGACTTCGGCGCGAAATCCCTAACGCTGCCGCCCGACGACGTAGCTGAGGACAAGCACAGCCGCGACGCGACCGGCGCGCAGCGCAAGCAATGA